One Cervus elaphus chromosome 28, mCerEla1.1, whole genome shotgun sequence DNA segment encodes these proteins:
- the TSTD3 gene encoding thiosulfate sulfurtransferase/rhodanese-like domain-containing protein 3, translating to MVLQRLLPWSTCRTIFGSAEAALWGLKSIKRSCHNFCTAICQDVTYMELKNLLKSKKIMLIDVREPWEIHEYGKIPGSINIPLDDVGEALQMNPKDFKEKYKEVKPSKSDNLVFSCLAGVRSKKAVVTAISLGFNSAQHYAGGWKEWATYELSEKKQGN from the exons ATGGTGCTGCAGCGCTTGCTGCCCTGGAGTACTTGCCGGACGATCTTCGGGTCTGCGGAGGCTGCGCTCTGGG GTTTGAAGTCAATAAAAAGAAGCTGCCACAATTTTTGTACCGCTATTTGTCAAGATGTCACTTATATGGAACTTAAAAACCTCCTGAAGTCCAAAAAAATTATGTTAATTGATGTTAGAGAGCCATGGGAAATTCATGAGTATGGAAAAATCCCTGGGTCCATTAATATACCAT TGGATGATGTAGGTGAAGCTCTACAGATGAACCCAAAAGACTTCAAAGAGAAGTACAAGGAAGTAAAGCCATCCAAATCTGACAATCTAGTGTTTTCTTGTTTAGCTGGAGTGAGAAGCAAGAAGGCTGTGGTCACAGCAATATCTCTGGGCTTTAACAG TGCTCAACACTATGCTGGAGGATGGAAGGAATGGGCAACCTATGAACTTTCAGAGAAGAAACAAGGAAATTGA